A window from Aliamphritea hakodatensis encodes these proteins:
- a CDS encoding DUF2835 domain-containing protein, producing the protein MQQIIVDISLSSEEFLQHYRGTAKNVVARSRDGRRIRFPAEILRPFLLHSGISGSFVIRFDEGGKFSDIRRL; encoded by the coding sequence ATGCAGCAGATTATTGTTGATATCAGCCTGAGTAGCGAAGAGTTTTTACAGCATTACCGGGGGACGGCGAAAAATGTCGTAGCCCGCAGCCGGGATGGCCGGCGTATCCGGTTCCCCGCAGAGATACTGCGGCCGTTTTTGTTACACAGCGGAATCAGTGGCAGTTTTGTGATTCGTTTTGATGAAGGGGGAAAATTTAGCGATATCCGGCGTTTATAA
- a CDS encoding riboflavin synthase subunit alpha: MFTGIVQGIATVTQLERQENFMRLTLELPQASCDNLQTGASIAVNGTCLTITGFSDRLVHFDLIMETLRVTNLGALQQGAKVNFERAARFGDEIGGHLLSGHVHSQISLRSKDTPADNCILWFDVAPEFMKYILPKGFVALNGCSLTVGEVSDTGFNVYLIPETLSVTTFGTVQPGDAINLEIDSQTQAVVDTIERYMAHRSDS; the protein is encoded by the coding sequence ATGTTTACAGGTATCGTACAAGGCATCGCCACCGTCACCCAACTGGAGCGGCAGGAAAACTTTATGCGGCTCACCCTGGAACTGCCGCAGGCCAGTTGCGATAACCTGCAGACCGGGGCCAGCATCGCCGTCAACGGCACCTGCCTGACCATCACCGGTTTCAGTGACCGGCTGGTCCACTTCGACCTCATTATGGAAACCCTGCGGGTGACCAACCTTGGCGCACTGCAACAGGGGGCCAAAGTGAACTTTGAACGGGCGGCACGCTTTGGCGATGAAATCGGCGGCCATCTGTTATCCGGCCACGTTCACAGCCAGATCAGCCTGCGCAGCAAAGACACCCCGGCAGATAACTGTATCCTGTGGTTTGATGTCGCCCCGGAATTTATGAAGTACATCCTGCCAAAAGGCTTTGTCGCCCTGAACGGCTGCAGCCTCACTGTCGGCGAAGTCAGTGATACCGGCTTCAATGTCTATCTGATTCCCGAAACCCTGTCAGTAACCACCTTTGGCACTGTTCAGCCCGGCGATGCCATTAATCTGGAAATCGACAGCCAGACCCAGGCAGTGGTAGATACCATTGAACGCTATATGGCACACCGGAGCGACAGCTGA
- a CDS encoding bile acid:sodium symporter family protein — translation MMAKTSETCLQRSTDLPMNSPDTVAIFLPLGLFAVMFAVGMSLSVKDFRVLLSRPGVLVLGALLQLVLLPLLGLAVVTLFALPAVLAAGLMIVTFAPGGATSNLMCLLCRADTALSVSLTVISGLIIPFTLPVLSVFTLQQLQPGGAAIDLPVGPTIAKLLAIGVLPVILGMLLRHWQTEFCIRSRRWIKAAAALIMLLVVTALTVAQMQGLMQLLPVLAPAVLTLATGAMLLAFMAGRWSGVGTPRALTLAIETGIQNAGTGLVITAVILQNPDMSAAVLLYGILMQVPALGLIIWRNLPGHSGHRSPVLR, via the coding sequence ATGATGGCGAAAACTTCTGAAACCTGTCTGCAACGGAGTACAGACCTGCCAATGAATAGCCCGGATACAGTTGCCATTTTCCTGCCCCTGGGGCTCTTTGCCGTGATGTTTGCGGTGGGGATGTCACTGTCGGTGAAAGATTTCAGGGTGTTACTGTCCCGGCCGGGCGTACTGGTGCTGGGAGCGCTGTTACAGTTAGTGCTGCTACCTTTGCTGGGTTTAGCTGTTGTGACGTTATTCGCCCTCCCGGCTGTTCTGGCCGCCGGGCTGATGATTGTTACCTTCGCACCGGGAGGCGCCACGTCTAATCTTATGTGTTTGCTGTGCCGGGCGGATACGGCATTGTCGGTCAGTCTGACGGTCATCTCCGGGCTGATTATCCCCTTTACCTTACCGGTGCTGAGTGTGTTTACCCTGCAGCAGTTGCAGCCGGGCGGTGCAGCCATTGATCTTCCGGTGGGGCCGACAATTGCCAAGTTACTGGCAATCGGTGTGTTGCCGGTGATTCTGGGGATGCTGTTACGCCACTGGCAAACTGAATTCTGTATCCGGTCACGGCGCTGGATCAAAGCGGCCGCTGCGCTGATTATGTTGCTGGTGGTGACGGCGCTGACGGTTGCTCAGATGCAGGGGCTGATGCAACTGCTGCCGGTGCTTGCGCCGGCGGTTTTAACCCTGGCGACCGGCGCAATGCTGCTGGCATTTATGGCCGGCAGGTGGTCAGGTGTGGGGACGCCCCGGGCGCTGACGCTGGCCATCGAGACGGGGATCCAGAATGCGGGCACCGGGTTGGTGATAACGGCGGTGATTCTGCAGAACCCGGATATGTCCGCCGCCGTTCTCCTGTATGGCATTCTGATGCAGGTACCGGCCCTTGGGCTGATCATCTGGCGAAATCTGCCGGGGCATTCCGGGCACCGTTCACCGGTGTTGCGTTAG
- a CDS encoding YigZ family protein — protein MKTYLRPSAAVSSEIIIKHSRFICYIAPVNSRAEADAFIDSIRRQHPKANHNCWSYVAGYPEDPQQWNCSDDGEPKGTAGQPMLNILRHSGMGQICAVVTRYFGGVKLGTGGLVRAYGQSLNESIRLLETEEVIPQSTISLSAGYDLTGDLEQLIVRFSIQVDERLFEEQLVIHGRIEVQQLDDFKQALQPIQHKVTLSTGE, from the coding sequence ATGAAGACCTACCTGCGCCCCAGCGCTGCTGTAAGCAGTGAAATCATTATCAAGCACAGTCGGTTTATCTGTTATATCGCGCCAGTTAATAGCCGGGCAGAAGCAGACGCCTTTATCGACAGCATTCGCCGCCAGCACCCCAAGGCCAACCATAACTGCTGGAGCTATGTGGCAGGCTATCCTGAAGATCCGCAACAGTGGAACTGCAGTGATGACGGTGAACCTAAAGGCACTGCCGGCCAGCCTATGCTTAACATTCTGCGGCACTCCGGGATGGGGCAGATCTGCGCCGTGGTCACCCGTTACTTTGGTGGCGTAAAACTGGGCACCGGCGGGCTGGTCCGGGCTTATGGCCAGAGCCTGAATGAAAGTATCCGCCTGCTGGAAACCGAAGAGGTTATTCCCCAGTCGACGATCAGCCTGAGTGCCGGTTATGACCTGACCGGTGATCTGGAACAGCTGATTGTCCGCTTCAGCATTCAGGTGGACGAACGGCTCTTTGAAGAACAGCTGGTTATTCACGGCCGGATAGAAGTTCAGCAACTGGATGATTTTAAGCAGGCGCTGCAGCCGATTCAGCACAAAGTGACCCTCTCAACCGGCGAATAG
- the mqo gene encoding malate dehydrogenase (quinone) — protein MTSKTVDVLLVGAGAMSTTLGVLLKQLDPSMKIAMVERLDHVANESTDAMNNAGTGHAAYCELNYTALQDDGSVSTDKAFNINASFEASLQFWSYLVEQGCLPDPEQFISNVPHQSLVWGEENVAFLRKRYAALSQRAQFADMEYSEDPAVLTEWMPLVMQSRPVDQPVAATRVRYGTDVNFGSLARNMVDYLQKQDNFELLLGHAVEDLSQYSDGDWRVELKSLKGKETKLRAKFVFLGAGGGALPLLQKSGISEGDGYGGFPVSGQWLVCNKPEIVEQHMAKVYGQAPIGAPPMSVPHLDSRVIDGERALLFGPFAGFTTKFLKEGSVLDMPLSVRLNNLKPMMSVGAKNMDLTRYLISEVMQSHSDRVDALRRFFPDAKDEDWELSYAGQRVQIIKKDDKGKGKLEFGTEVISSADGRLAALLGASPGASTATMTMIDVIRRCFPEQIATPEWQAKLKQMVESYGEDLVADDELLRRVRKRTLSVLKIDDQYGAEEA, from the coding sequence ATGACCTCGAAAACTGTTGATGTATTACTGGTGGGTGCCGGTGCGATGAGCACCACGTTGGGTGTGCTGCTTAAACAGCTCGATCCTTCCATGAAGATTGCCATGGTAGAGCGTCTTGACCACGTGGCGAATGAAAGTACCGATGCAATGAATAATGCCGGTACGGGCCATGCAGCATACTGTGAGCTGAACTACACAGCGTTGCAGGATGACGGCAGTGTCAGTACTGATAAAGCTTTTAACATTAACGCGTCTTTTGAAGCCAGCCTGCAATTCTGGTCTTATCTGGTTGAGCAGGGGTGCCTGCCTGATCCTGAACAGTTCATCAGCAACGTACCCCATCAGAGCCTGGTGTGGGGTGAAGAGAATGTTGCGTTCCTGCGTAAGCGTTATGCGGCCCTGAGCCAGCGTGCTCAGTTTGCCGATATGGAATATTCCGAAGATCCGGCAGTACTGACTGAGTGGATGCCGCTGGTGATGCAGAGTCGTCCGGTTGATCAACCGGTGGCAGCTACCCGGGTGCGCTACGGTACCGATGTTAACTTCGGCTCTCTGGCCCGTAACATGGTGGATTATCTGCAGAAACAGGATAACTTTGAGTTATTGCTGGGCCATGCGGTTGAAGACCTTTCCCAGTACAGTGACGGCGACTGGCGGGTTGAACTTAAGTCTCTGAAGGGTAAAGAAACTAAGCTGCGGGCTAAGTTTGTCTTCCTGGGGGCTGGCGGCGGTGCGTTACCGCTGCTGCAGAAATCCGGTATCAGTGAAGGTGACGGCTATGGCGGATTCCCGGTAAGTGGTCAGTGGCTGGTCTGTAACAAGCCGGAAATTGTTGAGCAGCACATGGCCAAGGTTTATGGTCAGGCACCGATCGGCGCGCCGCCGATGTCTGTCCCGCATCTGGACAGCCGGGTGATTGACGGTGAGCGGGCGCTGCTGTTCGGGCCTTTTGCCGGTTTTACCACTAAGTTCCTGAAAGAAGGCTCAGTACTGGATATGCCACTGAGTGTTCGGCTGAATAACCTTAAGCCAATGATGTCGGTGGGCGCCAAGAATATGGATCTGACCCGTTATCTGATCAGTGAGGTGATGCAGTCTCACAGTGACCGTGTGGATGCGTTACGCCGTTTCTTCCCGGACGCTAAAGACGAAGACTGGGAGTTGTCTTACGCCGGTCAGCGGGTCCAGATCATCAAGAAAGATGACAAGGGCAAGGGTAAGCTGGAATTTGGTACTGAGGTTATTTCCTCGGCAGATGGCCGGTTGGCTGCGCTGTTGGGGGCGTCTCCGGGGGCATCTACAGCAACTATGACCATGATTGATGTAATCCGTCGCTGTTTCCCTGAGCAGATTGCTACCCCTGAGTGGCAGGCAAAGCTGAAGCAGATGGTTGAGTCATACGGCGAAGATCTGGTAGCGGATGATGAGCTGTTGCGCCGGGTACGTAAGCGTACTCTGTCTGTGCTGAAAATTGATGATCAGTACGGTGCTGAAGAGGCGTAA
- a CDS encoding quinone-dependent dihydroorotate dehydrogenase, whose translation MLYQLARSALFQLDPEVSHDLTLKSMQLMGSSGLNKLLACKQPELPVNVMGIDFPNPVGLAAGLDKNAVAIDAMSALGFGFVEVGTVTPRPQPGNPKPRIFRLPQQHAIINRMGFNNLGVDTLLENVARSRYNGVLGINIGKNIDTPVESALDDYLLCMRKVYDKATYITVNVSSPNTPGLRNLQFGDSLNELLENLKEEQAKLAQVFGKYVPVAVKIAPDMNEEEFGLVAASLKQFELDGVIATNTTLSREGVEGLQHGDEAGGLSGAPVRSGSTRAVRILARELDGALPIIGVGGITDGFDAREKIEAGASLVQIYSGFIYQGPALIRDSVQAIAELGDS comes from the coding sequence ATGTTATATCAACTCGCTCGTTCTGCACTGTTTCAGCTTGATCCTGAAGTTTCCCATGACCTGACTCTGAAAAGTATGCAGCTGATGGGCAGCAGCGGACTGAATAAGTTACTGGCGTGCAAGCAGCCGGAGTTGCCGGTGAATGTGATGGGAATCGACTTTCCAAACCCGGTGGGGCTGGCTGCAGGTCTGGATAAGAATGCTGTCGCCATCGATGCGATGTCTGCGCTGGGGTTTGGGTTTGTGGAAGTGGGCACGGTAACGCCGCGGCCTCAGCCGGGAAATCCGAAGCCGCGGATTTTTCGTCTGCCACAGCAGCACGCGATTATTAACCGGATGGGGTTTAATAATCTGGGCGTGGATACCCTGTTAGAGAATGTGGCCAGAAGCCGTTACAACGGGGTGCTGGGCATTAATATCGGTAAGAATATTGATACCCCTGTTGAAAGTGCGCTGGATGATTACCTGTTGTGTATGCGTAAGGTCTACGATAAAGCGACGTATATTACTGTGAATGTTTCCTCGCCCAATACACCGGGCCTGCGCAATCTGCAGTTTGGTGATTCACTGAATGAGCTGCTGGAAAACCTTAAGGAAGAGCAGGCCAAGCTGGCACAGGTGTTCGGTAAGTATGTGCCTGTAGCCGTTAAAATCGCGCCGGATATGAACGAAGAAGAATTCGGTCTGGTGGCAGCCTCCCTGAAGCAGTTCGAGCTTGACGGTGTGATTGCAACCAATACCACATTGTCCCGTGAAGGGGTGGAAGGGTTGCAGCACGGTGATGAGGCTGGTGGTCTGAGTGGCGCACCGGTTCGCAGCGGTTCTACACGAGCGGTGCGGATTCTTGCCCGTGAGCTGGACGGCGCGTTACCGATTATCGGTGTGGGCGGTATTACCGACGGTTTTGATGCCCGGGAAAAAATTGAAGCCGGTGCCAGTCTGGTGCAGATTTACAGTGGTTTCATCTATCAGGGGCCGGCGCTTATCCGGGATTCTGTTCAGGCGATAGCTGAGCTGGGCGATAGCTGA
- a CDS encoding BatD family protein: MQRLLNFSVILSGALSLFFSGLLQAQVSVYPDRYAINENETVLLTVEVDQRSARRPDFSPLNKDFHFLGSKQMSVSSHTNGNNTYSSRWQILLRPRKSGELQIPELLINDELSPTISLTVLPSQNRPAAAAPQNEFVEHNVDNNEIYVNSQLLYSIRVFHQEPLVQLAHLQQPEIDNAEVKSLGEPRQYTTRFQGESYQVLEHNYAIFPLQPGQLIIPQASFRNGPGAAEVTSPPLNIAILNQAPQDPPGFWLPSSKASISETWQMPEPLVPGAAIRRTITLSAEGVPASNLPSLMPLRNELARIAIEEVTLNEEITGAGLLSSRTEVITIIPTERGEVTLPQIVIPWWNTERDRNERATLPSAILRIIPGAAPISIGESLPPAEAMKAMAPAEPAEEISAAITAPVMQENTVMKPATPEAAPPVQPLPASPQDTSLPFIVWLLAGFSILCALGWLYTFARLRKMKQDPFAPSMPLTEDPDSIPDSVEEELDAADLMAIQVAEEEAFNATIQACHQGMALEARLMMLEWARYIWPDKEVHNSMDMIHASGSKTLELLLIDLENHINEHDADDWAGDLLANALYKIRDRQSALLQTL, translated from the coding sequence ATGCAACGCTTACTTAATTTCTCAGTCATTCTGTCAGGTGCCTTAAGCCTGTTTTTTTCCGGCCTGCTGCAGGCGCAGGTAAGCGTTTATCCTGACCGCTATGCCATCAACGAGAATGAAACCGTGCTACTGACCGTCGAAGTGGATCAGCGCAGTGCCCGTCGGCCGGATTTTTCCCCCCTGAATAAAGACTTTCATTTCCTTGGCAGCAAGCAAATGAGCGTATCCAGCCACACCAACGGTAATAACACCTACAGCAGCCGCTGGCAGATACTGCTCCGCCCGCGTAAAAGCGGCGAACTGCAAATTCCCGAATTACTGATCAACGACGAACTCAGCCCGACAATTTCCCTGACGGTGCTGCCAAGCCAGAACCGCCCGGCAGCCGCCGCCCCCCAGAATGAATTCGTCGAGCACAACGTCGATAACAACGAAATTTATGTCAACAGCCAGTTGCTTTACAGCATCAGGGTCTTTCACCAGGAGCCTCTGGTACAGCTTGCTCATCTGCAACAGCCGGAAATAGACAATGCCGAAGTAAAGTCACTGGGGGAACCGCGCCAGTACACCACCCGCTTTCAGGGCGAAAGCTATCAGGTACTGGAACATAATTACGCCATATTCCCGTTGCAGCCCGGCCAGTTGATCATTCCTCAGGCCAGCTTCCGCAACGGTCCCGGCGCAGCAGAGGTAACCAGCCCACCACTGAATATCGCCATTCTGAATCAGGCCCCTCAGGACCCGCCCGGTTTCTGGTTGCCCAGCAGCAAAGCCAGCATTAGCGAAACCTGGCAGATGCCTGAACCCCTGGTACCGGGTGCGGCCATCCGGCGGACCATCACCCTCAGTGCCGAAGGTGTACCCGCCAGCAATCTGCCCTCGCTGATGCCCCTGCGGAACGAACTGGCCCGCATTGCCATTGAAGAAGTGACCCTGAATGAAGAAATTACCGGCGCAGGACTGTTAAGCAGCCGTACCGAAGTCATTACCATTATTCCCACCGAACGGGGTGAAGTTACCCTGCCACAGATTGTTATTCCCTGGTGGAACACCGAGCGTGACCGCAATGAGCGAGCCACCCTGCCAAGCGCTATCCTGCGGATCATTCCCGGCGCAGCCCCGATCAGCATAGGTGAAAGCCTGCCACCGGCCGAAGCAATGAAAGCAATGGCACCGGCAGAACCTGCTGAGGAAATATCAGCAGCAATAACTGCCCCGGTGATGCAGGAAAACACCGTAATGAAGCCGGCAACACCTGAAGCGGCGCCACCTGTTCAGCCCCTTCCTGCGTCACCCCAGGATACTTCGCTGCCTTTCATTGTCTGGTTACTGGCCGGCTTCAGTATTCTCTGTGCACTCGGCTGGCTGTATACCTTTGCCCGCCTGCGTAAAATGAAACAGGACCCTTTTGCGCCGTCGATGCCTCTGACCGAAGACCCGGACAGCATCCCTGACAGCGTGGAAGAAGAGCTGGATGCTGCTGACCTGATGGCCATTCAGGTTGCTGAAGAAGAGGCTTTTAATGCCACAATACAGGCCTGCCATCAGGGTATGGCGCTGGAAGCCCGGCTAATGATGCTTGAATGGGCCCGGTATATCTGGCCGGACAAAGAGGTACATAACAGCATGGACATGATTCACGCCAGCGGCAGCAAAACCCTGGAACTGCTGCTGATTGATCTTGAAAACCACATTAACGAACACGATGCTGATGACTGGGCCGGTGACCTGCTCGCCAATGCCCTTTATAAAATCCGGGATCGCCAGTCCGCACTGTTACAGACCCTCTGA
- a CDS encoding TIGR01777 family oxidoreductase: MHILMSGGTGFIGQALVPVLLAEGHSLTLWVRSEAKLRRLYGDSVSGVASLDLLGDDVHIDAVINLAGEGIADARWSESRKQLLLNSRLGVTDALVALIERLQNKPAVLLSGSAIGYYGSQPSDRVLTEDAEPHDEFAHELCRRWEESALRAEASGVRVCLLRTGIVLGNGGALAKMLPPFRFGLGGRIASGEQAMSWIHLQDELAIIVFLLKHPECSGAYNLTAPGAVSNAEFTAELGRALHRPAILPLPALVPGLMLGEGAVLLLKGQRVYPKRIEDAGYRFSYPELPAALEAVMAEG; the protein is encoded by the coding sequence ATGCATATTCTGATGAGTGGCGGAACAGGGTTTATTGGTCAGGCGCTGGTGCCGGTACTGCTGGCCGAAGGCCATTCGCTGACACTCTGGGTTCGCTCAGAAGCAAAGTTGCGGCGCTTATATGGAGACAGTGTCAGTGGTGTCGCTTCACTGGATCTTCTTGGGGATGATGTGCATATTGATGCGGTTATTAATCTGGCGGGGGAAGGCATTGCCGATGCCCGCTGGTCTGAGTCACGTAAGCAGCTGCTGCTGAACAGCCGACTTGGGGTGACGGACGCGCTGGTCGCACTGATTGAGCGCCTGCAGAATAAGCCGGCGGTTTTGCTCAGTGGTTCCGCTATCGGTTATTACGGCAGTCAGCCGTCTGACCGGGTGTTAACTGAAGACGCAGAACCCCATGATGAATTTGCCCACGAGCTGTGCCGGCGCTGGGAAGAGAGTGCCCTGCGGGCTGAAGCGTCCGGCGTAAGAGTGTGCCTGCTGCGTACAGGGATTGTGCTGGGTAACGGCGGCGCGCTGGCTAAAATGCTGCCACCGTTCCGGTTCGGGCTGGGCGGGCGGATTGCTTCCGGTGAGCAGGCGATGTCATGGATTCACCTTCAGGATGAGCTGGCGATTATTGTTTTTCTGCTTAAACATCCGGAATGTTCCGGTGCCTATAACCTGACGGCTCCCGGTGCCGTCAGTAATGCTGAGTTCACTGCTGAGCTGGGTCGGGCTTTGCACCGCCCGGCGATATTGCCGCTGCCGGCACTGGTGCCGGGGCTGATGCTTGGTGAAGGGGCTGTACTGCTGTTAAAAGGGCAGCGGGTGTATCCGAAGCGCATAGAAGATGCCGGCTACCGGTTCAGTTACCCTGAACTTCCGGCAGCCCTTGAGGCAGTTATGGCTGAAGGCTGA
- the rmf gene encoding ribosome modulation factor, whose amino-acid sequence MKRQKRDRSSVLFNRGFQAGLIGKSRDECPVNNVNDLRSHWMSGWREGREAHWNGQSGVSAININPSLH is encoded by the coding sequence ATGAAAAGACAAAAGCGAGATCGTTCCTCCGTACTATTCAACCGTGGTTTTCAGGCAGGCCTGATTGGTAAATCCCGGGACGAGTGTCCCGTTAACAACGTCAACGATTTACGCAGTCACTGGATGAGTGGCTGGAGAGAAGGCCGCGAAGCGCACTGGAACGGTCAGTCCGGGGTCTCAGCTATTAACATCAACCCGTCTCTTCATTAA
- a CDS encoding cation diffusion facilitator family transporter → MTPQSEAQKITLIGAVLDALLGALKIVIGSIAHSSALVADGIHSLSDLLTDFMVIVILKYSHQEPDKEHPWGHARFETLGTIILGGLLILVAGAIAYDSLHTLISGNQLLIPEWPTLLVAAISVIAKEAIFRYTLAIGQKLKSDLLIANAWHSRTDALSSIIVFVGIAGAMSGFAWLDAVAAILVGFIVAKIGIELSWKCVQELLDTALPEEDVQAYTDEIMQVEGILSVHNFKSRRMASHILLEVHLQIAPYLSASEGHFIGDMAVYRLRARFPDIKHVIFHIDTYDDEAENYCQVLPNRVEISRCLFAILDRHDATELKIHRLSLHYHTDAIEIDLQLNHPDTVTYDLPDLQQQLNTELSKHAWFGHLNLLVRHTDSNDQVLK, encoded by the coding sequence ATGACCCCGCAATCAGAAGCACAGAAAATCACCCTGATCGGCGCTGTTCTCGATGCCCTGCTGGGTGCCCTGAAGATCGTTATAGGCAGCATTGCCCACTCCAGTGCACTGGTCGCTGACGGCATCCATTCCCTTTCAGATCTGCTGACCGACTTTATGGTCATCGTCATTCTGAAGTATTCCCATCAGGAACCGGACAAAGAACACCCCTGGGGTCATGCCCGGTTCGAAACACTGGGGACAATTATTCTCGGCGGCCTGCTGATTCTGGTGGCCGGTGCCATTGCTTATGACAGCCTGCACACCCTGATCAGCGGCAATCAGCTGCTCATTCCTGAGTGGCCAACGCTGCTGGTAGCCGCGATATCTGTCATCGCCAAAGAAGCGATCTTCCGCTATACCCTGGCGATCGGACAAAAGCTGAAGTCTGACCTGCTCATTGCCAACGCCTGGCACAGCCGTACAGACGCCCTTTCATCCATCATCGTATTTGTGGGCATTGCCGGCGCCATGAGCGGCTTTGCCTGGCTGGATGCAGTTGCCGCCATACTGGTGGGCTTTATTGTTGCCAAAATAGGCATTGAGCTGAGCTGGAAATGTGTTCAGGAGTTACTCGACACCGCTTTACCGGAAGAAGATGTCCAGGCCTACACCGACGAAATCATGCAGGTTGAGGGCATCCTCAGTGTTCACAACTTTAAAAGCCGGCGGATGGCCAGCCATATCCTGCTGGAGGTTCACCTGCAGATAGCGCCCTATCTGAGCGCATCAGAGGGACATTTTATCGGTGATATGGCGGTATACCGTCTGCGGGCCCGTTTTCCCGACATAAAGCACGTAATCTTCCATATTGATACCTATGATGATGAAGCAGAGAACTATTGCCAGGTGCTGCCCAACCGGGTAGAAATCAGCCGCTGTCTGTTCGCTATTCTGGACCGGCATGATGCAACGGAGCTGAAAATTCACCGCCTCAGTCTGCATTATCACACCGACGCCATTGAAATTGACCTGCAGCTCAATCATCCGGACACTGTGACGTACGACCTGCCAGACCTGCAACAGCAACTGAACACTGAACTGAGCAAACACGCCTGGTTTGGCCATCTTAACCTGCTGGTACGCCATACCGACAGCAACGATCAAGTACTGAAATGA
- a CDS encoding GGDEF domain-containing protein produces the protein MKFADNPNQAAECLRQAIPLMVKYSIPPNPLNYSLWYAYVSNVIPGLNTQMDKALETYGTCPSIVSEQMFRDFLIKEEIDNAEDLQTALMAVMGSLENEASSTIQNTEAFNDVLEDSLQALQASHFIDQDENVAGIIEKLTANTQAMSETTKQFQSKIDEAQAEIATLKQELEKSRQDASVDALTGLFNRRVFDMEFSQIASSQDAKVTLVMIDIDHFKKFNDTYGHLMGDKVLQYVGKMVKELCLPPLLPVRFGGEEFAVLLPGKDTAAAAKLAETIRGKIKAIRIKQKKSGEVISSITSSFGVAGLIPGETPEACISRADAALYQAKANGRDQVQLAG, from the coding sequence ATGAAGTTCGCAGATAATCCAAATCAGGCTGCAGAATGCCTCCGTCAGGCCATCCCTCTGATGGTCAAATACAGCATCCCGCCCAACCCGCTGAATTATTCACTCTGGTATGCCTATGTTTCCAACGTCATTCCGGGGCTCAACACCCAGATGGACAAGGCGCTGGAAACTTACGGTACCTGCCCGAGTATTGTCAGTGAACAAATGTTTCGTGATTTCCTCATTAAAGAAGAAATCGATAACGCTGAAGACCTGCAGACCGCTCTGATGGCCGTTATGGGCAGCCTGGAAAATGAAGCCAGCAGCACCATCCAGAATACCGAAGCCTTCAATGATGTTCTGGAAGACAGCCTGCAGGCTTTACAGGCCAGCCATTTCATTGACCAGGACGAAAACGTTGCCGGAATCATTGAAAAACTGACGGCAAACACCCAGGCAATGAGCGAAACCACCAAACAGTTCCAGAGCAAGATCGACGAAGCTCAGGCTGAGATTGCCACCCTCAAGCAGGAGCTGGAGAAATCCCGTCAGGATGCCAGCGTGGACGCCCTTACCGGTCTGTTCAACCGCCGTGTATTCGATATGGAATTCAGCCAGATTGCCAGCAGTCAGGACGCCAAAGTCACGCTGGTGATGATCGACATTGATCACTTCAAGAAATTTAATGACACCTATGGCCACCTGATGGGCGACAAAGTCCTGCAGTACGTGGGTAAAATGGTTAAAGAGCTGTGCCTGCCGCCGCTGTTACCGGTCCGTTTTGGCGGCGAAGAATTTGCTGTCCTGTTGCCGGGTAAAGATACCGCTGCGGCGGCTAAACTGGCCGAAACCATCCGCGGTAAAATCAAAGCGATCCGGATCAAACAGAAGAAGTCCGGCGAAGTCATCAGCTCAATTACATCGTCATTCGGCGTTGCCGGGCTGATCCCGGGTGAAACCCCGGAAGCCTGCATAAGCCGCGCCGATGCAGCCCTTTACCAGGCTAAGGCCAACGGACGCGATCAGGTACAGCTGGCTGGCTGA